tgtggactagtgaacatcaatagtcactagtccgtacggagtagtgcttgaaaaagttaatttcgaaccctgtttACTATATTTAGGCAAAACAttcagttttagtagaaagtacaATCtaaacccgcgatctacagtttaGCCTTTCACATGTACTTTACCTACTGTGTTACTCAGCGAGACAATCAAATCTAAAAGGAATACACAGacattgctgatatttatattttcatttctgtttgaAAAGGAAGTCAGGtattatgatgatgtagtataCCTTCTAAATAAAAGTTTCTTCAAAGATAACAAACCCATGTATCGTTACAACAAGGTTTGTATGGCGAAAaagcccgtggggatccgggttagaatgggtcctcagtacccctccccgggatccaggttagaataggtcctcagtacccctcccccgggattcgggttagaatatgtcctcaatacccctcccccgggatccgggttggaatagttcctcagtacccctcccccgggatccaggttagaataggtcctcagtacccctcccccggaatccgggttagaataggtcatcagtacccctcccccaggatccgggttagaataggtcctcagtaccccttgcttgtcgtaagggatgactaaatggggcagtccaagagtgaaatattttctcGAGGgacattaaatcaatcaatctgctGCTAAAAAAATGTTATATGAATTTGAGTGCAGATATGTTACGAATGTTAAAATTAAAACTATTCTCTGATTCTGAAGTTGGTTAATCTCATGTTTCTGTTTATAATTACcagaaaacaaattgaaaacactactttatttgaaaaatttatgcGTCCGTTGGGATGCACATTTATTGAAAACATGTGTCCTGAGCAAATTTAACGTGACTGTAATTTACACAGGACGCACACCAATGAATCACTGCGACAAGagcaaaaaaatatatatatataaaagtatcGATTAATCTGATGAATACAGCATTCCAATTCCCTCTGGACAGACGCAAAAACATGCCATCAAAGCAGAGATAAGTAATGTACATACCATTTCTTTGTAGAATATGAACTATTGGACTGTTCATGACTAACTTTTCATACAGGTCTCCCTTAATGTAATCCTCTAGaataatcaatttattttttggtGTGGACATCATACCATGATCACTGGTTAATATCAAATTCACTTTATCGAGTAACTTTTTTTCCTGTAAGCTGTGTAGAAGATACCCTGTTGCCTTATCTAAATATTCCAATGCAGCTGTCATGTTTTCACTGTCAGGGCCGAATTCATGGCCTTCGTGATCAGGATGCTCATAGTACAACAATCCTAAATTTATGGGATCTTTATCCAGAAACCATGATATTATGATGTCAATTCGTTCTTCTAACTTTATCGACGGATTGTATGGGAAATATTTCGTGGGTAGGTAGCCATGAACACTAGCCATTGACCCCGGCCAAAACATGGATCCGCTCCTACGCGGGGACGATGAGGTCGACTGTTTTTGATTCGTTACCCAGATGGGTTCACCACCGAACCATTTAGACTTGATAACGTCTTCTGATTTCTCCAAGGAGAAACTTTCATTAAACACCGGGTCATACATTTCATTGGCTATCAGTCCGTGGCTCTCCTCATACAATCCCGTGACAAGCGTGTAGTGATTGGGTAGTGTCTTTGTTATGTAAGCGTTCTTTAGTCCTTTTGTCGCGGATACTCCTTTGTTTATGATGCGGTCAAAGTTTACAGGATTAGAAATTTTGTTGAGGTAGTCCCATCGGAATCCGTCATAGGAGACTAACAGAACTTTCGGATGATCGCTACCATAGATTACCCCTACCAATATCAGAATGACAAAACACCGGCCTACTGTGTCCTTTACATTACTCCGTAATTTCAACATGACGTTCACTGAGATCAATGTCCACAATTTTATTCGACGTCAGTAAATACTTCTCAGTCTTTACTTCCCAACTAAAGTTAAACATACGGATACACGATGACAGCGATATCGGAAGTTAGAGAAGAAACATAACAGATAAAGATGGAAGAATTATTTCCGGAATATTGCGTTGCACAGTGTTCTACTTACTTCGCATGGGAGGATCCAGGATTTCAATGCGATGCAAGTTGTTTCGGCCTTTTTACAGTTCGGCCGTAGGTTCGTTCGGCCTCAAGTTTTTTCGGTCTATTGTCGTTTCGGCCTCAGATACCTAGTCGTTTCGGCCCAAGTTCGTAAGCGACAAAATACCGACAATgtgatgttgtttttgttaataTAGATATGTATCGAATTTATGCTATTGTTGTTTGTTGAATGGAAGCTGTTCGAGTGTAAGCTTTTGAGAGGTAGGCCTAGTGTTAGAAaagattataaaatatatgcaaaattgttcaaattttcttttccaTATATGGTGCTAAGCAAATTGTGATACCATGATAATTGAGAATAGTTTTTGAAATCATCAAGGCAAACTTTTTAACCTCGAAATATAATGATTTCTTAACTTTGTGccg
Above is a genomic segment from Ostrea edulis chromosome 3, xbOstEdul1.1, whole genome shotgun sequence containing:
- the LOC125675257 gene encoding ectonucleotide pyrophosphatase/phosphodiesterase family member 5-like gives rise to the protein MLKLRSNVKDTVGRCFVILILVGVIYGSDHPKVLLVSYDGFRWDYLNKISNPVNFDRIINKGVSATKGLKNAYITKTLPNHYTLVTGLYEESHGLIANEMYDPVFNESFSLEKSEDVIKSKWFGGEPIWVTNQKQSTSSSPRRSGSMFWPGSMASVHGYLPTKYFPYNPSIKLEERIDIIISWFLDKDPINLGLLYYEHPDHEGHEFGPDSENMTAALEYLDKATGYLLHSLQEKKLLDKVNLILTSDHGMMSTPKNKLIILEDYIKGDLYEKLVMNSPIVHILQRNVTAQNIIISKLQNVPHLKVYKRSEIPTQYHYSKNRRILSIILEAERGYSIVETRAMADKFNTKGNHGYNNSIPEMHPFFMAMGPAFKSNYKVETFNNVDIYPLICQILGIKPAPNNGSLDIVQGLLQKRQPEKDLPDNTFAIYLVLLVIVGLFGGIFTIGACRQQRFHKHRELQRPPNRSWGSYTPTSLVNNGPTLPLLSSDTENEF